A window of Bacillus toyonensis BCT-7112 genomic DNA:
TATATGGTGAAACATTGCCACTTGACGCAGCACCTGGTGCAGATGGGCGGATTGCCTATACGATTCGCAAACCAATTGGGGTTATAGGAGCTATTACGCCATTTAACTTTCCGTTAAATTTAGTAGCGCATAAAGTGGGCCCTGCAATTGCTGCCGGAAACACAGTTGTGTTAAAACCAGCTGATCAAACGCCATTATCTTCTTACGCATTAGTTGAATTATTTGAAGAAGCAGGGTTGCCAAAGGGAGCTTTGAATATCATTTCTGGTCCTGGTGCAACTGTTGGCGAGGCAATTGTTAAAAATGATGATGTTGCGTCCATTACTTTTACCGGAAGTCCGAAAGTCGGAATCGGAATAAAGGAAAAGGCTGGATTAAAACGAGTTACGTTGGAATTAGGATCCAATGCTGCCGTTATTATTGATGAAGATGTAGAGTTAACTGATGAGATTATGGAACGCGTGAAATGGGGCGCATTTGTTAATAATGGACAAGTTTGTATTTCGGTACAACGTGTGTTTGTACACGAAAAGAGAATGGATGAATTTCTTTCGAAGCTAAAGAAAGCGATGGAAACTGTTGTTGTTGGTGATCCAATGAATGAGGAAACGGATGTATCAGCTTTAATTTCGAAAAAAGATGTAAAGCGAATTGAAATGTGGGTGCAAGAAGCAATTAAGGAAGGAGCAACTGTTTTATACGGTGGTAAGAAGCGTGATGAAAGAATTTTCGAACCAACTGTATTAACAAATGTTCCAGAGCATGTATCTGTACAGTACCAAGAAGTATTTGGTCCAGTTATGACAGTAAATACATTTAAAGAATTTGATGAGGCGATAGAGAAAGTAAATCATTCACGTTACGGTTTACAAGCAGGCGTATTTACAAATAACTTATTTAAAGCGATGCGTGCAATTGATGAGTTAGAGGTTGGTGGGGTTATGATTAATGATATTCCAACGTTTAGAGTAGATCATATGCCTTACGGTGGTGTGAAAGAAAGTGGCACGGGTCGTGAAGGAATTAAATATGCAATTGAAGAAATGACAGAAATGAAATTAGTGTGTATTAAAAAATAAAGCAAAAGGTACACTTGTTTAATTAAGTGTACCTTTTATTTTACTTCATTTCTTGTTTAAAAATAGCATCTTCTACATAAATTTGTTCTTTATCTACAGCTGTGCTATGAGATAATACTAAACCGATTGGTGTTGCTGTATCTTTATTTTGAACAATTGTAAAAGGAATATTTTTTTCGTTTGCTAATTTAATGTATTTTGATAAATGTGGGTAAGCAATGCCACCGTTTAGGAGGATTTGTAATGATTGAGAAGAGCGTATGCTACTTGCTACTTCAGTATATACATTACTTTGCATTACTTGACCGATAGTTAAAGCGATTTCTACGCGCTCACGTAATGTAGTTAAATACATATTACGTTCTTCTGGTTTGTTTTGCTTTTGGCCATAAATGCCTTCTTGGAGATAGTCTTCCACATTTTTATTTACCATATTTTTCACACCTTTCACTTCCTATTGTACGCAAGAATTAAAAATGATGCAAAAAAAGTCGTTTTGAATACGGAAATAATTAAAAAAATGAGAAGGAAAAAGAGAGATTTGAATATAAATAATTAAATAAGAAAGAAAAAAATAATTTTATCAACAGAAATTAACAAAATGTGACAATAATCTATTAACGAAACATATTTTTTGTGTTAATATTCAAAATATAAAGGGTATTCGTCGTATGGAAATGGAGTGAATGGAGGTTTTTCCAATCGATAAGGATATTAAAGAAGTATTTTGTTCACACTTGAAAAACAATAGGCACCAATTCGTAGAGAACTGGAAAAACAAAATGATAATTTCTGAAAAAGATCCATTTAAACTAGAAGTAGTTCAAAATGGAGAGGATTTATTAGAGTTAATAATCGAACTTACTATGGAAGATAAAGATATAAATTATCTTCAACCATTATGCGAGAAAATCGCAATTGAACGAGCAGGAGCAGGAGCAGATGCGAATATTGGAGACTTTGTTTATAATGCAAATGTGGGAAGAAATGAACTTTTTGAAGCGATGTGTGAATTAGATGTTAGCGCTCGTGAATTGAAACCAATTATGGCCAAAATACATACTTGTTTTGACAAATTAATTTATTATACCGTTTTAAAATACTCGGAAATTATATCGAGGAATTTAGAGGAAAAACAGCAATATATTAATGAAACACATAAAGAAAGGCTGACGATTTTAGGCCAAATGTCAGCTAGTTTTGTACATGAATTTCGTAATCCGCTTACTTCAATTATGGGATTTGTCAAATTATTAAAGGCAGACCATCCGAGTTTATCGTATTTAGATATCATTTCGCATGAATTAGATCAATTAAATTTTCGAATCTCGCAATTTTTACTCGTTTCGAAAAAAGAAATGTGGAATGAATCGGAACGTTTTTGGCTTAATGACTTGTTCCAAGATATTATACAGTTCTTATATCCGAGTTTGGTTAATGCAAATGTTTCGATTGAAAAGAATTTGCCGTATCCAATACCACTTGTTGGTTATCGGAGTGAAGTGAGGCAAGTATTTTTAAATATTTTAATGAACTCAATTGAGGCTATGGAAGCAATGAAAGAAGAGCGGAAAATAATCATTGATGTTTTTGAAGAAGAGCAAGCTATTCGAATTGTGATAAAAAATAATGGACCGATGATTCCAGCTGAAAATGTAGAAACGATTTTTGAACCATTTGTAACTACTAAAAAATTAGGAACTGGTATTGGGTTATTTGTATGTAAACAAATTGTAGAAAAACATAACGGGTCCATTATGTGTCGTTCAGATAGCGATTGGACAGAATTTCAAATTGCATTTCAAAAGTAAACAGTCTACACCAAATAAATGGTGTAGACTGTTTTAATTTGTAAGTATAACGACTTCTAATTTAGGGTCTTTAGTTGAATAACCTACTATTGAAATGGTATAAATTATATTCGGTTCAACATCGAATTTAGGTAAAGTTAACAGGATTTTTTTATTATCTGCGAGTGAAACTTCAATATCTGCTGTACCAGGGCTAACTTGTAAAAAATCTGTTATTTGTTTAAAGAGCACATTTTCAAATAAATGATCTCCACCTTTTAAATCTACGTTAACAACAGGGGTATCTGGAGAAAAATGCATAAATCGAATTTTGGCTTGCCCAGATGGTATATGTGTATTATCAAGTATAGGTTGTAATTGTAGGTGATTATCACTATTTATTGCGGCAAGTGTATACGTATGATTTCCCATTATCGGTACTAAAGCTGAAAAAATTGGAGTTTCGTTCCCGACAGGGACGATATCAATGCGATATTTACCTTGCACTAATGATAAATAGGGGCTAAATTGCTTAAATGAAATGTTTTTGATTACCTTTTGTCCATTTACTAAAATGTCAACCGCAGGCGTGTTTGGTGCAGAATGAAAAATTCTTATATGTGACGGTAAAGCAGCTTCTTGTGAATCTCTTTTTTCATATGCCTGTACAAGTTTTGTAAGTGCATCGTAATACTTCATATATAGTTCTACATATTTTTTGGGATTGCTATATTGATAGTAACGGGCGAGCTGATCGTAACGTACAGCTTCTTGTCCATATTTTTCGATTTCAGATTGAGACATGCACATTCCTCCTTTGTCATCATTAAAACTATATGCGAAGTGAGAAAGAGGTTATGCGAAAAACTTGTATTTCTGAATGGGAAAAGTAAAAGATTAAAAACATATTTTGGGAGAAGTATGTCTGAGTATTATTGGCTAGTAAAGTGGTGCTAAAAGAGATGTATATGGAGTTAGTTAAGTTGAATAGAAGCTTATATTTACTAGGAGTAATAAAAATATAAAAAGACTAAATTATAAGGGCATTTCAATCAACGTATCGAATACATGTATAAAAAATTTTTAGTAAAGGGATTTTTTAATTTATAGGCAAACACACATACAAAGGGATAATTGTCCTACATAATTTATAAAGGAAAGGTAGTTTAACTTCGGTGGAAGGAGTGACACCTTGGGATGGGGATATCCCGATTATGATTGTGAATGAAGTTATGAAGGAATTTGTGTGAAAAATCGTTATATGACTGTTGAATTCGTAAAACGTATGGTTTTTTGATTTATTTTAGCGAGTCCCAGTAATATTGATAAAAGAGCGTCGTGCCGAACTGATTAATGTGGTTAATCGGTTCTTTTTTTATGTATAAACTGAAAATATTAAATGTGGAAAATTAGTTTCTATAAAAAGATTGTTATCATTGCGGCGAGATAATTGTCGAAATTTTTTTGGAAATATGCAATTTAAAGTAGGATAATAGGAAGGAGTTTAAAGGGAGTTCCGTCGAAGTTTACACAATGTCGGCATTTGAGGGAAGCTGGCATTATGTTAGGAAAACATTTAGTAATACGTTACTTTTATATAAGGGAGGGTTATTTGAGCGTATAGATAAGGATTAGTCTTTGTTTTAAGTTCTGAATTTTCTGTTTTCGAAACATTTATTAGCACTCATTTGTATATTTTATAATAGTATTTTGATAAATTCACTGCTTGTGCAGAGGATTCTTTTTTATGAAAGAAACGTCAATTTTCTTCATATACATATACAAATTGAAGAAATGGGGGAGCGCTATGCGCGATTACTTAATTAAACCACTTGTTGGTCAGCCGTATCCAATGATTTCACATGGAAAAGGTGTATATTTGTATGACCAGAACGGAAATAAATATTTTGATGGTTCGTCAGGAGCAATTACGGCAGGTATTGGACATGGCGTAAAGGAGATTGCAGATGTTATTAAAAAGCAAGCAGAGGAGATTGCTTTCGTATATAGATCACAGTTTACGAGTGAACCAGCTGAAAAACTAGCAAAGAAGTTAAGTGATTTAAGTGTAGGAGATTTGAACTGGAGCTTTTTCGTAAATAGTGGTACGGAAGCAAATGAAACAGCTATGAAAATTGCAATTCAGCATTTTCAGGAGCGCGGTATTCAAGGGAAACATAAAATTTTATCACGCTGGATGAGCTATCACGGTATTACGATGGGAGCCTTGTCAATGTCTGGGCATCCGCTGCGCAGACAACGTTTCGTATCTATTTTGGAAGATTATCCAACTATTCCAGCCCCATATTGTTTCAGGTGCCCTGTACAAAAGGTATATCCAACTTGTCAGCTTGCTTGTGCAACTGAACTAGAAAGATCAATTGAAAGAATTGGTGCGGAGCATATTGCAGCTTTTATTGCTGAACCGATTATCGGAGCAGCTGGCGGTGCGGTTGTACCGCCGAAAGAATATTATAAAGTGATTAAAGATATTTGTAGTCATTACGATATTTTATTCATTGCGGATGAAGTAATGACTGGGCTTGGTCGTACTGGTGCATGGTTTGCGATGGAGCATTGGGGTGTAGAACCGGATATTATGACGCTTGGTAAGGGATTAGGAGCGGGATATACACCAATGGCTGCGACGATTGTTAGTGACCGAGTTATGGAGCCAATTTTACGTGGGTCACGTTCTGTTATGAGTGGTCATACGCTAAGTGCAAATCCATTATCTGCAGCAACGGCTCTAGCTGTTATTGAATACATGGAGAAACATAATCTACCTGAAAAAACAGCGGAAAAGGGAGAATATTTAATTAAGGGACTACAGAAAGTTCAGCAACAATCGACAATTATTGCGGATGTGCGTGGAAAAGGGTTGCTGATCGGAATAGAATTGCAACCGTTTACAAAAGCTTCGGAGCTTATTTCGGTTGCAGCTAAAAATGGTCTCCTTTTATACCAAGCTGTTTCAGGGCAAGCAGGAAAAGAAGATAGCGCACTGCTTGTGGCACCGCCAATGACAACTACATATTCCGAGTTAGATGAATTACTTTCAATTTTTGCAAAAAGTGTAGAAGAGATGATGCAAAAAGGAGGGCATAGTATCGTATGACAACAATTACAAATACATTCAATAAATTAAAAGGGATAGAGGAAGTAATTTCTTTGTTCCATGATGATATGACATTAATGTTTGGGGGATTTGGGGGAATTGGATCCCCTCCAACTTTAATACAGGCTATTTTAGAAAAGGGAGTTACAAATTTAAATTTAATAGGAAATGACACTGGCTTTCCTGATGTAGGAATCGGTCGTCTTGTTACAAATGAACGGGTTAAGTCTTTAGTTACTTCCCATATTGGTTCAAATCCAAATGCAGGAAGACAGTTAAATGAAGGACGATTACAAATTGAGTTTTCCCCGCAAGGAACATTAGCAGAGCGTATTCGCGCTGGAGGCGTAGGGCTTGGTGGTGTTTTAGTTGATGTTGGTGTTGATACGATTGTTGAAGATGGAAAACGAACAGTCGAAATGAATGGCAAGACATACTTAGTTGAAACTGCATTAACTGCTGAAGTTGCGATTGTTTATGCGAAAAAAGCTGATCCGTTTGGTAATCTTGTATTCGACAAAAGTGCGCGGAATATGAATCCTCATGTTGCTATGGCTGGGGACATAACGATTGTAGAAGCAGAAGAAATTGTTCCACTTGGAAGTTTAGATCCTGAGGAAATTGTCGTTCCAGGTGTTTTCGTAAATTATATCGTACCGTCGGAAGGAGTGAATTGGAAATGGGTATGGGCGTAGAAGTGAGAGATAAGATTGCTAGGCGTGCGGCGAAAGAAATACAAAATGGCATGATTGTAAATTTAGGTATTGGCATTCCATCGCTTATACCGAATCATTTGCCTGACGATATAAATGTAATGTTTCATGCAGAAAATGGAATCGTCGGTATGGGGCCAACGCCAAGTAAAGGGAATGAAGACGAGAATTTATGTAATGCAGCAGGTTTACCGACTTCTCTTATTACAGGAGCGAGTTATTTTGATAGCTGCACTGCGTTTGGGATGATTCGAAAAGGTTTACTAGATATAACGATTCTTGGGTCATTACAAGTGAGTGAGAATGGAGATTTAGCAAACTGGATTGTACCAGGGAAACGTGTGCCCGGTATTGGGGGAGCGATGGATTTAGCACAAAAAGCGAAGCGTGTCGTTGTTGTGATGAATCATGTTGATAAATACGGAAATGCAAAAATTGTTTCAGAGTGTACATTGCCATTAACGTCAAAGAAATGTGTAGATTTAATTATTACAGATATGGCGGTTATGGAAGTGACTTCGAGTGGACTCATTTTACAAGAATTAATGAGCCCGTATACAGTAGAAGATATAAAGCGACATACGGAAGCTGAGTTTCAAATTGGCTCTAACTTACTAGTTATTGAATGAGGGGAGATATAATATATGAAGCAATTAAAAAAGCAAGTTTGTGATTATATTGAGAGTCATGAAGAGGAAAGTGTGAAATTTTTAACACGGTTAATTCAAGAAAAAAGCGTATCTGGT
This region includes:
- a CDS encoding aspartate aminotransferase family protein produces the protein MRDYLIKPLVGQPYPMISHGKGVYLYDQNGNKYFDGSSGAITAGIGHGVKEIADVIKKQAEEIAFVYRSQFTSEPAEKLAKKLSDLSVGDLNWSFFVNSGTEANETAMKIAIQHFQERGIQGKHKILSRWMSYHGITMGALSMSGHPLRRQRFVSILEDYPTIPAPYCFRCPVQKVYPTCQLACATELERSIERIGAEHIAAFIAEPIIGAAGGAVVPPKEYYKVIKDICSHYDILFIADEVMTGLGRTGAWFAMEHWGVEPDIMTLGKGLGAGYTPMAATIVSDRVMEPILRGSRSVMSGHTLSANPLSAATALAVIEYMEKHNLPEKTAEKGEYLIKGLQKVQQQSTIIADVRGKGLLIGIELQPFTKASELISVAAKNGLLLYQAVSGQAGKEDSALLVAPPMTTTYSELDELLSIFAKSVEEMMQKGGHSIV
- a CDS encoding aldehyde dehydrogenase family protein; translation: MKKHLYINGDWKSVNTYKPLYAPYSEETLAEIAQGTEEDVQEAVTSAKNAMKKMNTLTAYDRATILEKVAQIMDERREEFAEIIAKEAAKPIRAARGEVDRTVLTYKFAAEEAKRIYGETLPLDAAPGADGRIAYTIRKPIGVIGAITPFNFPLNLVAHKVGPAIAAGNTVVLKPADQTPLSSYALVELFEEAGLPKGALNIISGPGATVGEAIVKNDDVASITFTGSPKVGIGIKEKAGLKRVTLELGSNAAVIIDEDVELTDEIMERVKWGAFVNNGQVCISVQRVFVHEKRMDEFLSKLKKAMETVVVGDPMNEETDVSALISKKDVKRIEMWVQEAIKEGATVLYGGKKRDERIFEPTVLTNVPEHVSVQYQEVFGPVMTVNTFKEFDEAIEKVNHSRYGLQAGVFTNNLFKAMRAIDELEVGGVMINDIPTFRVDHMPYGGVKESGTGREGIKYAIEEMTEMKLVCIKK
- a CDS encoding YueI family protein; the protein is MVNKNVEDYLQEGIYGQKQNKPEERNMYLTTLRERVEIALTIGQVMQSNVYTEVASSIRSSQSLQILLNGGIAYPHLSKYIKLANEKNIPFTIVQNKDTATPIGLVLSHSTAVDKEQIYVEDAIFKQEMK
- the atoD gene encoding acetate CoA-transferase subunit alpha, with amino-acid sequence MTTITNTFNKLKGIEEVISLFHDDMTLMFGGFGGIGSPPTLIQAILEKGVTNLNLIGNDTGFPDVGIGRLVTNERVKSLVTSHIGSNPNAGRQLNEGRLQIEFSPQGTLAERIRAGGVGLGGVLVDVGVDTIVEDGKRTVEMNGKTYLVETALTAEVAIVYAKKADPFGNLVFDKSARNMNPHVAMAGDITIVEAEEIVPLGSLDPEEIVVPGVFVNYIVPSEGVNWKWVWA
- a CDS encoding DUF4397 domain-containing protein, translating into MSQSEIEKYGQEAVRYDQLARYYQYSNPKKYVELYMKYYDALTKLVQAYEKRDSQEAALPSHIRIFHSAPNTPAVDILVNGQKVIKNISFKQFSPYLSLVQGKYRIDIVPVGNETPIFSALVPIMGNHTYTLAAINSDNHLQLQPILDNTHIPSGQAKIRFMHFSPDTPVVNVDLKGGDHLFENVLFKQITDFLQVSPGTADIEVSLADNKKILLTLPKFDVEPNIIYTISIVGYSTKDPKLEVVILTN
- a CDS encoding CoA transferase subunit B — translated: MGMGVEVRDKIARRAAKEIQNGMIVNLGIGIPSLIPNHLPDDINVMFHAENGIVGMGPTPSKGNEDENLCNAAGLPTSLITGASYFDSCTAFGMIRKGLLDITILGSLQVSENGDLANWIVPGKRVPGIGGAMDLAQKAKRVVVVMNHVDKYGNAKIVSECTLPLTSKKCVDLIITDMAVMEVTSSGLILQELMSPYTVEDIKRHTEAEFQIGSNLLVIE
- a CDS encoding BA2291 family sporulation histidine kinase; translated protein: MEVFPIDKDIKEVFCSHLKNNRHQFVENWKNKMIISEKDPFKLEVVQNGEDLLELIIELTMEDKDINYLQPLCEKIAIERAGAGADANIGDFVYNANVGRNELFEAMCELDVSARELKPIMAKIHTCFDKLIYYTVLKYSEIISRNLEEKQQYINETHKERLTILGQMSASFVHEFRNPLTSIMGFVKLLKADHPSLSYLDIISHELDQLNFRISQFLLVSKKEMWNESERFWLNDLFQDIIQFLYPSLVNANVSIEKNLPYPIPLVGYRSEVRQVFLNILMNSIEAMEAMKEERKIIIDVFEEEQAIRIVIKNNGPMIPAENVETIFEPFVTTKKLGTGIGLFVCKQIVEKHNGSIMCRSDSDWTEFQIAFQK